A stretch of DNA from Pongo abelii isolate AG06213 chromosome 10, NHGRI_mPonAbe1-v2.0_pri, whole genome shotgun sequence:
TTAAAAGAGCTATTTCCACATAGTTCAATCTATACTGATAAATGAGTACATATGCTGGTCTATTCTGGTCTTAGAACATCATtaatgacataatttttttttttttttttgaggtggaatcttgctctgtcacccaggctggagtgcagtggtgtgatctcagttcactgcaacctctgcctaccgggttcaggtgattctcctgcctcagcctcccgagtagctgggattaataaCATAGATGCTTTAAAGGAAACTTAACCAATCACAATATGATCTGCTAACTGATTTAACTCCCTAGCAATGTGAAAAATGTGTTACACCTAGCTGTAGTAGAATGGGGGAGAAATAACAGAGAGGACTGATGGAAAGAAAACAACTGGTGCAATCAAGGGAAAGGCAGGGAAGGGAGAATGGAGCAGCACCTATTATGCGCCAAACTGTGCCAGGCGCTTTACGCACATTGTGCCacgccccacaacagtcccatGAGGAAAGCACTAATACAACCTTCATTTTACTAACTGGGACACCCAAGGCTCTGCGAGCTGAAATAACTTGTACAAGGACTTTCCACTACTCAATGGAAGGCTTGGGTTCACACAGGGTTGCAAAGCTATAGTCTCTGTACTGCTGCACTGACAAATCTGCCGAAGCCACCACGAAGTGCCACTTTTAGTTTCAGCGCACAAACACATATAATGGAAAATATCTGCTTTTGTTAGACAGATACCACAGCAAACTGCCAGCTTCCATAAAATATAATCAAGGCCACGTGCGGTAGCTTGCACCTGtgatccgagcactttgggaagctgaggcaggaggatcacttgagctcaggaattcagcacctgcctgggcaacatagtaagaacccatctctacaaaaaaaattttttttaattagccaggcttgggggcgcatgcctgtagtccgagctactttggaggatgagctgggaggatcacttgagcctgggaggtcccagctgcagggagccatgatcacaccactactccagcctgggcaagagtgagatgctctcaaaaaaaaaaaaatagaaaaataaaaaataaaaaaatcaacactCAGGGATGAGAACCAGAACTCTCAAATATGGCAAGGCCAAGTTTCTCACAGACCTATTTGGAAGCAATTCATCATTATGCTCCACAGTTACAGCAGGAAGAACCTGTGGGATCaggatgaggtgggtgggagGCTTGGAGAAATTGGAAAAGTCCATTTCTAGACCGCAGGACAAAGAGGATAAGGCCAGAGGGTCTTCAGTTCATCACTTGCCGGGTCCTATCCTGTGTGGTCACATTCTAAACTCCATCCTATCCTCGGTGATCCGTGGCAGGACAGGCAACTGCAGAGTACTAGTGGCCAGAGACCTCTGCTCTCCCCTCTCTTGCTCCTTAGCAAGCTGTTTACCCTCACCCAggacttaacctctctggtccCAAACCTCTCTTTCCTCACCTCACAGAATAGGCTCATCAAAAGGCCCAGGACTAGCAGTCTGAAGAAATAATATCAACAACAGCAGGGACACAGTCAATCTGGTACCCAGTGTCACGCTGTGTTTGCTGAATGAGTAAGACTAAATTAGCTTCAGCACACTTATTTATAAAAAGTAgagggcgggcgcggtggctcacgcctgtaatcccagcactttgggaggccgaggcaggcggatcacgaggtcaggagatcaaaaccagcctggctaaaacggtgaaaccccgtctctactaaaaacagtaaaaattagccggacgtggtggcgggcgggagttactcgggaggctgaggcaggagaacggcgtgaacccggaaggcggagcatgcagtgagccgagattgtgccactgcactccagcctgggcgacagagcgagactccgtctcaaaaaaaaaagtagaaaaactagaaatggtAACCACTTGCCAACCCCAACTGGTTCTTCTGACAATCAAATGTAATGGGTGGGACAAGCTATACCAATGGATGACATTAGTATCTCATAACAAAATATCCTAACAAAAATATCAGTGCCAGAGAGAGTATTATGAGGAAACTGACACTCACTAAGGTTTAATGAGTAAACTAGATTAGCAACTTCACATTCACTGAGTGATTTCACATCCAGTGTGGCATCTAGTCCACATTTTAAGTGTAAATCCCACTATGAATGACTTAAAGCAAATCATTTCATCATTTGTTCTgaacctctgtttcttcatctataaaaagagatgtgggccgggcgtagtggctcacacctgtaatcccagcactacgggagccaaggtgggtggatcacctggggtcaggaattcaagagcagcctggccaacatggtgaaaccccgtctctactaaaaatacagaaattagcaggGCGCAATGGCGCGTGCCtggatcccagctactggggaggctgaggcaggagaatcgcttgaaccagggcggcagaggttgcagtgagacgagatggtgccattgcactccagcctgggtgacagggcgagactctgtctcaacaaaaaaaaaaaaaagagaatgtgctCCGTCTCTTCTGTTTGCCCCCTCCAAAAACACCCTaccctctcctccctgccctgtgtccccgAGTATAGACCTCATGTACAGGTTTCCTGGCTCTCCAGCTTCCAGATGGGTCTGCCCAGCAGGAGGCACCAACAGAAGTTTggtgggaggaagaaagagaggtcaGGGTatttcttcccccaccccaatcCTTGACAGGAAACTGGGGCTGCATCCCTTGAACAAAGTTATCAGCAGGTCTCAGGTGCCCTCTCCACACAATTCAGATCACACCCTTCACCCCTTCCGGCCCAAAGATGGACACCAGGTTCTGGAGTTACTAGCCATGGGATACTAAACCTTCACTCCTGATTTCCCTACCCACACCTTTATTGACTTTCTCTCAGATCATCCTAAGTTAATGTGCCACCTATTTCCTGCTGAGATCCTAGATTATACAGTAGATATCACCACCTCATAAGGTTACAAATGAGAAACCATGTTATGACTAGATGCTAGGCACTGAGCTATAGTTACTGTCACAACAATTATATTATGCAGAAATCGTTGCTCCCAATCTGCAGATAAGGAAGCCGAGAGGGtcagagaaattaagaaattcttACAAGCACATACAAGAGTGGAACAGCTAGAACTGAGGCCTTAACCTCCAGAACCAGAaacctttctatttttattatcacCATCGCGGTCAATATTTTTCCTACCACAAGTTTCATCATCGCTGTCATTCCTACTAACAAAATAACACTCTCTTGCGAATGAGTTTATTTCTACTGTTGGACGTGTGGTTAAGAGTGGGAGTTCTGGAATGGGATCAAAGTACAAGGCCTGACTTGCAGGAAGTGTTATCTTGAGCAAGAGACTTTCCTCACGAGCCTGTTTCCcccagtaaaatggggatagatAGATAACAGGGCTTCCTTCACAGGGTCGTGGCGAGGATTCAATGGGATAACGTTTGCAAGGCACTGGGCACGCAGTAAGCACTCAAATGACAGGAGCTACGGTCAGGAAAAGCGGGTTTGCAGCCTTGGCGGCTTTATCGCCGCCGAGGACTAGGGAGGCGGGCCAGGACACGGGGACCCGAGGACCTGAAAGACTGGAAGATGCCCGCTGCCCACCCCCGGGCCCACCTGCTCCTCCAGTCTCTCAATCTCCAGCtggtttttctcctcctcttcgtCATATTCCCACTCGTACTCCCCGGGGGAGCTCTCCGCGGAGGAAGCCATGGCGTACTCATCCCCATCGCTCTCGCTCACGCCTTCCTCCTGCTGATCCCACCCTGGCCCCATGGTCTTATACGTCGCAGCGGCCACAGCCCGCGATAACACCTTCCTCCTTGTCCTAGCCGCCTTAACCTCATCCTCCTCTCCGTCAGCCTTGGGCCCAGCCTTGGACTCAGCCTCGGGTTCTGAAGCCGAGGTTGCGGCCGCAGTCGCCATCTTGCGCTTCTAATGACTCTCGGGTCTTCCCGCGGCCGCCGAAGACCCGCTGAGGCAGAAGCTGCCCGCGGCGCGCGCCTTATCAAAAGCCCGTTTTCTTGCCATTGAAAGGGAAACTGGGAACCTTAGATAACGGGAAAATATCCAAATACACTAAATCCATATTATTTTATACCCTTGTAAAAGCTCCCACCAGATTAAAAAAACTCATTATCACGGCATGCGTTCCGTCACAACTTCGGGCAAAAGTTGGGTCTTTGGGCAGGAAGTGGAGGCCATAGAGGAAGTCATGGAGCGAGAATGATGTCTGTAGTGAAGAATTTGGCGCCATCTTGAGAAGGTCAAAGTGATTCTTCAAATAAATGCCTTACTTATCGCCTAATGTGACCTGGCGCTTGGGTTTAGTCTCCCCAGCAACTGCGCCTCAAACGCAAAGAAAACTGCAGGTCCTCGGGGAAGGATCGATTTCACCATTCAAGAGAAAAATCCATTTCCCAGATTCCTCCCCTTTATGTAAACGTCTGGTACCTAGTAGACGTAAAATACACGTGAGTTTTCCGGTTTTATAAGATCACATACTGCAAACCAACAGTAAATGATTACATTAATACGCATTTCTTTAGAAATTCTTAATTGCTAGGCACTGACATATAAATTGAGTTTGCTGttttagagagaaaaatagacatatattcattttttttcaatcagGACATGGTATTCGTTTCCTTCTTAAGCTTACCATTTTTGAGGTAGGAAAGTATTGGTGTGTGTCTCTATCCCTACCTTGCTCCCTCATTAGCAAGCTTAATGGGCAGGAATTATGTCTGTTTTGCTTTCCGTTGGATCCCCGGGTCTAGTAGAACGccttgacacatagtaggtactcgaCACAGATGCTGGCTTCATGATGAAGCAATTGTCCTCGAATTAATACAAAAGGGAAGATTCAGACTTAGCAAGCCGGTACCATTCGTCTAGGGACACACAGCCAGGAAGGAACCGAACCAGGATTCTAACCCAGGATTACCCAAGTTCGAATTCTAATTGAACATAAGCCCTTAGCGACCTTGGACGGAGTTACTAAACTGCCCTGAATCTCAGCTTCCTTAGCTGCAAAATAGGGTTAGGAAAAGTGGACTCGGTGGTCCTCTGCGCCGCATTCCCGCAGCGGGCTTTGTGAAAGCGAACTTGAGCCCCACACTGCAGAAGCCTGAGGTCCTCTCTCAACCAGAATCCAGCACCCAGAACAAGCCCTCCCGCGACTTCAGACCTTCCCGCTCCCGACCCCGCCCGCCCCCGAGAGGCGTGGTCAAGGCGGGGCCAGAAGGCGGACGCGTGCACGGAGCGGTAAGGCGCAGGCGCAAAGCTTCGGTGACGTCAGAGAGGCGCGCTCCCAGCTCGGAACCGACTTGCAGATTCGCCCCGCCCCTCGGCGTCGCTGTGGACTGGCGCAGGCGCAAGCCGGCAAGATGGCGGCGGCTGGAGCTGGCCGTCTGAGGCGGGCGGCATCGGCTCTGCTGCTCCGGAGCCCCCGCCTGCCCGCCCGGGAGCTGTCGGCCCCGGCCCGACTCTATCACAAGAAGGTAGGGACAAAAGAGGGGACGCGCGGAATGCCGACTCGgcagaggcctgggctggaggggCGGCCGCGGGGTTCTGAGCAGCCAGGACTAGGAGCTGTCCCCTCCCACGTCTTTACCCTGACTCACTTTCCCTTGCTGCGCAgtgaggctcactgcaactgatACCGCTCATCGGGCGGCGACTTCCAGGGGGCCCCGCCGCTGGCCACGACTTCGTGCGTCCCAATTTTAAATTCGCCAacagcccaggaggcagggtcCTGTTGGGACTTGTCTTTCTGAGTCCAGGGACAGACGTACCCCCGAAGCGGGCTCCGGCTTCAGCCACGCCGCGGCCCTGGCCAGATGACCTTGGGCTAGTCACTGCGCCTTTCTGAACCTGTTTCCCCAGGTGTAAATGGGGGGCTCTCAGCTGTCCCTTACAAAGGATACTGTGCGTGGAGTCCTGGCATGGTTCCTGGCACATCGGCCCCAGCATGAGGAGACCGTTTGTATTACTGCTTTAGGAGTGCATAGGGGAGTCAGGCTTGTAACCAACATGCGtaatgtttttgctttgtttgggggtttttttggcGGGGAAGGAGGgatagatgcatagtttgcagccCCTTGTTGTCTGGTGGCGCAAAGTCCCCCAGACGTGAGACTCCCACTCGAGAAACTAAAGAATGCCATAAATCAACGTGGCACAAAAGGCCCCTACATTAGGTACTATCCTGAGGTCCCTTTTACTTGGACTCAAAATCCTTAGTCAGATGGGGGGGAAAAGGGAACCGGAAGATCGGCGTGCTTACTACTAACCAGTAACCAAACCTCAAGGTTATTAAGGCCTTCTGTGTGCCAGTTCGAATGGATGTTTATTCTGATCTGGCTTCTGCCCTTTCTCCAAGGGCTTCTTCACTCCTCCCCCTCCCGGGGGTGTGTTTTGTTGAGGGTACACCCTGAAGAAACTTGGACTAGCAGCCTTTCAGCAGCCAGGGTGCGCTGCTGCACCAGGGTGATGACAGGCTCTGAAATACGGTAATggcactgtttttattttaaaagacacataaacgtacacattccataccattgttCCCTGTGTAACAGTCACCTTAAGGCTTCTAAGAAAGCTTTCCCTCCCTGGGCCATGGTtatctttagaatttttaaatagtaatcATCCTTTGAGGatggattttatttgaaaataacaaaactgcTGTTTGAGCCCAAGTCTGGTGATGTAGGTGGGTAAAAGTCAAGTATTTTTGTAAAAACCTTATGGAACTAAGACAtgatttcactgattttttttttcttctaggtatCTCAAATCTGTGAAGTATTGTAGAGGAGACACAAAAGGAATTGGGGGTCACAAATGGTTCTCATTGACATGAGTGTAGACCTTTCTACTCAGGTGAAATTTGGTATTTAGTGattgcctgccaggttcaagatGCTGACCGAGGAGCTTACCATCAAACCAGAGACCAGTACCAATAGAGAGTGAACATGATTTATCTTAACCCTCTCATTTTAGGTTGTTGATCATTATGAAAATCCTAGAAACGTGGGGTCCCTTGACAAGACATCTAAAAATGTTGGAACTGGACTGGTGGGGGCTCCAGCATGTGGTGACGTAATGAAATTACAGGTATGGCTAGTCTTTTAATAGTGAACAATAATCCCTTTAAGTTTACGAAGCACTTGCGCATACAGCATTTCACTTGGTGTCCATCTTTATTCCTGTGAGATGGGATGAGTCCATGTTAGGTATGACTGGAGCAGGGCCTCAATCGTAGCTCTTTTGCTAGGCTAGTGTACTATGCCAACTTTTTCCAAAATAGAAAAGTAATCTCATTTTTGTACTCACTGTATCAGTTTAAATTCCAACTTCAGCCAACTAAAGAGTTTTGTGAATTTTACTGATCAAAGGAAAATCCCAGTGAGCTAGCAGTCCCCAGTGAGACAAGAAACAGTAAATGAAACCTGTCCCCAGATTGGGGGAAACATGAAAATAGTGTCTAGTGCTTTGGGTAAACTGTAGTTGTAGCGCCAATCTGCTGCTTCATGGTGAGTGGGCAGCTTGCCAGAGGTCTTTATACCTATCTTGgaatacagaaacaaaacaggaggaaACCACTAAGTGTAATCTGCTGCCCAAGAAAAAAGTATTAACCAGAGACCTTTATTGTGGACTCTCTCAGTGTTTAAAGAGGCAGATTGCCCCAGCAGCTGTGAGCAGACTTCCTCAAATAGAAGTTCATAGCCAAAATGCAGGCCAGAgtcacaaaacaaaagaatattggAGTGGAGGGACATATTTTTCAGCTGATCTTTCTCAGTTGGGTCTGGATAGTTGTCCCTGCATTTCACTTTTCATCACTGAGCTCTTTGAAACAAGGCAAAGTCAGTAATTAATGCCATCACTTAGTGTGGAAAGCAAGCCCAAAGCCCTTGGGGAAGGCCCCCGTGAACCTTCGTGAGTGCCAGGTTCCAGAGGGTGGTCCCAGGACTCACCACTTAACTCTTGTCTCTTTTCTAGATTCAAGTGGATGAAAAGGGGAAGATTGTGGATGCTAGGTTTAAAACATTTGGCTGTGGTTCCGCAATTGCCTCCAGCTCATTAGCCACTGAATGGGTGAAAGGAAAGACGGTAAGGTTGCTCACAAATCTAATGGATCAAAAACAAGTaactatgacttttttttaaatattctaaatttttaaaatttctcctacACAGATGTTGATTATATTATCAATTCTTCAAATTGGGAATTATGGATCATTCTACTAGgtgttgtttgggtttttttcttgttgatcatttttatttttttgtttgggtGTTAATTACATACAAAAAAGATCCTCACCTGTCCCTCtaacaaaatagaatttaaaagaaatctttAGCTTTCTGTAAGGTTACCGATGCTCTTATAATTTCTCAAGTCAGAGAGTTGTTATAAGGTAgttattttcttgtatatttcctcTCATGTTTCAGGAAGGGTTCTAGGTGGCTTATAAGAATTGGTGAAATAAACTAGCCTGTGTTAAAAGAGGGATTAAATAATCAAAAACACAGCAAGGGTGGGGGAAAAGTGAACAACGAAATCAGAACAGTGATCCAGGTGGCTGATCGCAAGCCCTCTAAAGGCAGAGATAATAAAGAGCTAGAACTTTTTCGTCCCTTTGTCTCCCAAGTGTCTTTCCCTGGTAGCTGCAGAGGTCAAAGGTCCCAAACACAGTGAAGAGCTGGACTTTCTAAAATCCAGTTGCTGTCAAAACCTCTCAGAAAAGCCAACCAGCAAGGCACTCATCTTTGCTGCCCCAAGGGACCAGGTTCAGGGAGCTGAGTCATGGAGGAGCATGCTTGGAAGCTGGCCAGCTCCACAGCAGAGCAGTTTGCCAGGCCACGTGCCACCTGCTTCCTGTGGCACACAGCCTTCTGGCTGGCAAGCTCCTGTGGGCCAAGAAGCTCAGACCTAACCTGCTGTGGCAGGAGGTAGCTCTGAAGTGATTTGTCAGGAACTGTCCTCAGGTGAAGGGAGAAATGAAACAAGGCACTTTTGCTCCCAGAACCTGGCCCTTAGGGGACTGTGAATTGTGATCAGAAAATGGGAGAGAGGACATTTCTTTAACCTTGAGATCTCCCATCTGAGTTTCAGGAGCAGAACCTGAATTAACCAAGAAGGGTTAGCAGAATTGGGAAATTGAGTGATAAACATAGTCAAAGAGTCCGGCTGTTGGGAAATCTGGTTTTCTGTAAGGCAGTGGGGTACTGTTCTACCATGGGcaaggatctgcctgcctcacatTATCCCCCAGGGCTGTCAACCAGACCCCAGGCATCCTCTTCGGTTGATCTGGAGGAGATGCTCCTACAGGCAAAGGGGACACCAAAGAGAGCATTCGGCCTGACTCGGCTGTGCCACTGCCACTGTGCTACTTACCTGACATCTTCCCAACCTCTCTCATGCCATTCGGCACTTCTAGTCGAAAGGATTTATCCTAACATTTCGTATGAGGACATCGAGAAGCTGATATTCACAAAACCAGCACAGGAAATCACTACCTTTTAAGGAAAAGATTCCTGTTACAGGCCACAAGGAGATCCCTAAGAGACTTCTCACAGGTTCCACTCCTGGCTTAGAGAAGTGTCTGGGCTGTCTTTGCTTACCCAAGCCAGGCAGTGCAGCTGTGTATACTTCATGCTTGAGAATCCCAGCTGCAGCTTTGATAAAGTGGGAGTCCTGAGAAGACCCTCAACCCTTTGAGTTATTAAACAGAAATCATCCCCACCAACCCTGAGGGCCTCTTTGGCCTCCCTTTTTTATTGTCTGGCCCTCACAAGATAAAGCATTGCTAAAACTGCCCATCTTTCCATTATGCCTCTCAGGTGGAGGAAGCCTTGACTATCAAAAACACAGATATCGCCAAGGAGCTCTGCCTTCCTCCTGTGAAACTGCACTGCTCCAGTAAGTCTCTGCTCTCCATACCAGTCAGCTGGGACATTTGGCAGTAATTTCAGCTTGGTTTGCAACAGTCCTTTTAGGTCATGGAGCCCATGTTTATAACCCTCAGAATTAGAGCTCATGTGTCTGTCCTTACAACCTGCAGAGGGTTAGAGCCCCCATGGTCTCACATTCATCCCTAAGAGAATCATGCCAGAAGGAGGTATGCACCAGCCATCATACTGAGCACTTGATGGGCATAATTTCTAAACCTCACAAATATCCTTGAGTGCACACTAGATGTCATTACTTCCCTCTTATGGATGAGGAAGCTAAGGCTTGGGTTGAGACACCCACATCACATGGCTAATAAGTGGGAGAGCCAGAATTTAAGCTCCAATCTTTGATTTCAGAATCTGTGCTGTTTCCAGCAGAGGAGAAAACTCAGCTTTCTCCATAATCCTGTTTCCTGTGTATTTCTTCACTTCGTGTCTGGATGCTATTCCTGTCGGGGTCTGCATCTGTATATATGGAACAACTAAGCCCAGTTGTACAATGTCCCCCTCCCTGCTATCCTAAAAAAAAGCCCAGATGCCTTAAGACTTGTACTTGGCTTTCCAGTTTGGTCTCTGTGTTAAATCTGATGCTTTTTCCATCATTTCTTAACCTTCTCAGGGAAAGAAGGAATGAGAAACATTAGTCTTAACGCATCGATGGAGGTTTACTAACCAAATTAGTTAAAAATCAGCAGAGAGTCAGGCCTCTTGCCAGGGTAATACTCACAGGAGAAGAGCCAGGTGCCGGGGCAGACACACTAACTCATTCTTCAGGAAGCCTGGTCAGACCCAAGTTCTTTCCACTTGATCTGGAATTTTAAGTACCCATAAAGAAAGGTCATCACTTGTAAACATTTTCACATGGTTTCAGGAAATCCCCAGCCCTTTTATTAGGCCTTTTTAGGTACTGAAACCTTTAGCTGATGTTCTATGTTATTTGCTTGCTTTCTGCTGTCATTCCAGCTCTCTCGGTTTTTATTTTCCGCATAGCCTCACTTTGAATATTGACTCCTAAATAAAAGTGGTCAAACTCTCGATCACTAGAGGGTGATGTGGCAAATGCCATCCCATCAACAGATTGACATGATCTGTTTTCCAAAGGGCATGTCAACTTTTTTATCATGACAAGATTTTGTCCAAAGCTAGACTTTGATGGGAGCAGGCGAGAACATTTGCTGTGtccctactatgtgtcagacatcTTCTGTAAGTCCCCACACTATCCTGGCAAGAAAAGCATGATTATCCCAGTTATATAGAAGAGAAAGTAGGGTTGAAGAGGCTAAGAAACTAACCTGGGATCACAGATTTTTAACCCTAGTCTGTCTCCAGGATCACCCGCAGGAGTAACTCAGCTCAGGAAGCAGCTGCTG
This window harbors:
- the ISCU gene encoding iron-sulfur cluster assembly enzyme ISCU isoform X2, with product MVLIDMSVDLSTQVVDHYENPRNVGSLDKTSKNVGTGLVGAPACGDVMKLQIQVDEKGKIVDARFKTFGCGSAIASSSLATEWVKGKTVEEALTIKNTDIAKELCLPPVKLHCSMLAEDAIKAALADYKLKQEPKKGEAEKK
- the ISCU gene encoding iron-sulfur cluster assembly enzyme ISCU isoform X1, which translates into the protein MAAAGAGRLRRAASALLLRSPRLPARELSAPARLYHKKVVDHYENPRNVGSLDKTSKNVGTGLVGAPACGDVMKLQIQVDEKGKIVDARFKTFGCGSAIASSSLATEWVKGKTVEEALTIKNTDIAKELCLPPVKLHCSMLAEDAIKAALADYKLKQEPKKGEAEKK